In Nitrosophilus alvini, the following are encoded in one genomic region:
- a CDS encoding TonB-dependent receptor plug domain-containing protein yields the protein MHLKKFFLFLLLISYGFSEDLAKLLNEYRIESELSKITKIESAGFVDIYTREDLEKMQARSLLDILKTLPVLMLTRTSNNLYLFSKPTSSYIPMPAIRLFINDHDVTSTSFGSAMVVWSDMPVEYIDHIEVYKTASSMEFSNEPGTAIIKVYTKKAEREEGGKLRVLKDQKGSFEADTYFAHTALDGFSYFFYVNTNNIKRKKYDHKEYEISSDKKGYNFYSDILYNDWRIELAHYFKENENFMGIGTNYTPSDGKVDVKQSYVHITKNFKNSFKLQLEYDNLDYDRTYQDENGIYAGSAGIVDYYSTHCKDDVFSVIAEKRLLFEKNRLLLGAFYKYKGFKAEGKFDQISTNYANSLNLYSLYAENSFSFDEKTMIVGSIKEDFYIYDKEVRSHSHHIIRLGFIKNIGNFQFKAFSTRTYYPVEFYKLYNKDDIPYKINPNLRFPIIDIHMASIRYKKKGYEVEFRASAHRLKDNVIFSDSGFINSPDTVRKEFYLLKYAYLFDRNDRLYLEFFTGENNKGVELSPKYGINFRIFNSYGKFDFYNELIYKSSYEAYGISVDKTFDWTAAAKYHYSPNLSIGIRGENIFNSSFKQVYKNFPYAIPVFDKKFWINMEYLF from the coding sequence ATGCATTTGAAAAAATTTTTCCTTTTTCTGCTCTTGATATCATATGGATTTTCAGAAGATCTGGCAAAACTTTTAAACGAATACAGAATTGAATCTGAACTATCCAAGATTACCAAAATCGAATCTGCCGGTTTTGTAGATATCTATACGAGAGAAGATCTGGAAAAGATGCAGGCTCGCAGTTTATTGGATATTTTGAAAACTCTCCCCGTTCTGATGCTTACCAGAACTTCAAACAATCTTTATCTCTTTTCAAAACCGACTTCAAGCTATATACCTATGCCGGCGATAAGGCTGTTCATAAACGACCATGACGTAACTTCCACATCATTTGGAAGTGCCATGGTGGTATGGTCCGATATGCCTGTTGAGTATATTGACCATATAGAGGTCTATAAAACGGCGTCATCCATGGAGTTCAGCAACGAACCGGGCACAGCAATTATCAAAGTTTATACTAAAAAAGCAGAAAGAGAAGAGGGCGGGAAATTAAGAGTGCTTAAAGACCAAAAAGGCAGTTTTGAAGCCGATACATATTTTGCCCACACAGCGCTGGACGGATTTTCATACTTCTTTTATGTAAATACAAACAACATAAAAAGAAAAAAATATGATCACAAAGAGTATGAAATAAGCAGTGACAAAAAAGGATATAACTTTTATTCCGATATTTTATATAACGACTGGAGAATAGAACTTGCGCACTATTTCAAAGAAAATGAAAATTTTATGGGAATAGGCACAAACTATACCCCTTCAGACGGCAAAGTGGATGTAAAACAGAGTTATGTCCATATAACAAAAAATTTCAAAAACAGTTTCAAACTGCAACTTGAATATGACAATCTTGATTATGATAGAACATATCAGGACGAAAACGGCATTTACGCTGGCAGTGCCGGCATTGTCGACTACTATAGCACACATTGTAAAGACGACGTATTTTCTGTTATTGCGGAGAAGAGACTCCTTTTTGAAAAAAACCGGCTTCTTCTGGGCGCTTTTTATAAATACAAAGGTTTCAAAGCAGAAGGTAAATTTGATCAAATTTCAACAAACTACGCCAACTCTTTGAACTTATACTCTCTTTATGCTGAAAACAGTTTCAGTTTTGATGAAAAGACGATGATTGTCGGTTCAATTAAAGAAGACTTTTACATTTATGACAAAGAGGTAAGATCGCACAGCCATCATATCATAAGACTGGGATTTATAAAAAATATCGGCAATTTTCAATTCAAAGCATTTTCAACAAGAACATACTATCCGGTAGAGTTTTACAAACTCTATAACAAAGACGATATTCCATACAAAATAAATCCAAACCTGAGATTTCCGATAATAGATATACATATGGCAAGCATCAGATATAAAAAAAAGGGATATGAGGTGGAGTTCAGAGCCAGTGCACACAGACTGAAAGATAATGTGATCTTCTCGGACTCCGGATTTATAAATAGCCCCGATACAGTAAGAAAAGAGTTTTATCTGCTTAAGTATGCCTATCTTTTCGATAGAAACGACAGACTCTATCTTGAATTTTTTACCGGTGAAAACAACAAAGGAGTTGAACTCAGCCCCAAATATGGCATAAACTTTAGAATTTTCAACAGTTACGGCAAATTCGACTTCTATAACGAGCTTATCTATAAAAGCAGTTACGAAGCATACGGTATTTCAGTGGATAAAACATTCGACTGGACGGCTGCCGCCAAATATCACTATTCGCCAAATCTTTCAATTGGAATCAGAGGCGAAAATATCTTTAACAGCAGTTTTAAACAGGTATACAAAAATTTTCCATATGCAATTCCCGTATTTGATAAAAAATTTTGGATAAATATGGAGTATCTGTTTTGA
- a CDS encoding DegQ family serine endoprotease — translation MKKLAVISVAAALMLSAATINFNEMPNHFKRVMPGGGNNVVLSYYDAIKDAKESVVNISTKKKIKRPKFDRSQLFNDPFFRQFFGPMFKDMIPKERVQRSLGSGVIISKDGYIVTNNHVVNDADEITVTIPGSDKEYKAKVIGKDPLTDLAVIKIEAKNLKPIKVGDSSKLKAGDIVFAIGNPFGIGETVTQGIVSGLNRNSVGINTYENFIQTDAAINPGNSGGALVDSRGALIGINSAIITRSGGNNGIGFAIPSNMMKKVVKTLIEKGKIERGFMGVTIEDLSKDLKELYRHDYGAVIVEVAKDSAAQKAGLKRGDLIIEVDGKKIEDANELKTVVGSLPPGKTIKVKYERNKKTYTTKLTLQKRPETSQSQASEQDEIGLSLKNLDEQTRRMYNIPEDVEGVLVVDVAPDSKAEKAGFKPGDIIEGVEDKEIENVDDFKEALKKYKGPKRVFINRHGYPMIKVLK, via the coding sequence ATGAAAAAACTTGCAGTTATCTCAGTTGCTGCGGCTCTGATGCTTTCAGCCGCTACTATCAATTTTAACGAAATGCCCAACCATTTCAAAAGAGTTATGCCAGGAGGCGGGAACAATGTAGTACTTTCCTATTACGATGCTATAAAAGACGCTAAAGAGTCTGTGGTCAACATATCTACCAAAAAAAAGATAAAAAGACCGAAGTTTGACCGTTCTCAGCTTTTCAACGACCCTTTTTTTAGACAGTTTTTCGGACCAATGTTCAAAGATATGATACCAAAAGAGCGAGTGCAAAGATCGCTGGGATCGGGTGTTATCATAAGCAAAGATGGATATATTGTAACAAACAACCACGTTGTAAACGATGCAGACGAGATAACAGTTACGATTCCCGGAAGCGATAAAGAGTATAAAGCAAAAGTTATAGGCAAAGACCCTCTTACAGATCTTGCCGTCATAAAGATTGAAGCAAAAAACCTCAAACCTATAAAGGTAGGCGACTCTTCAAAACTTAAAGCCGGGGATATAGTATTTGCCATAGGAAATCCTTTCGGAATAGGCGAAACCGTAACGCAGGGAATCGTTTCCGGACTCAACAGGAACAGTGTAGGTATAAACACATATGAAAACTTCATTCAGACAGATGCCGCTATAAACCCCGGAAATTCAGGTGGTGCTCTTGTGGATAGCAGAGGGGCACTGATAGGAATCAACAGCGCCATTATAACCAGAAGCGGCGGAAACAACGGTATAGGCTTTGCAATCCCTTCAAATATGATGAAAAAAGTGGTCAAGACTCTCATAGAAAAAGGTAAAATAGAAAGAGGTTTTATGGGCGTAACAATTGAAGATTTGAGCAAAGATCTAAAAGAGCTTTACAGGCACGACTACGGCGCTGTCATAGTAGAAGTTGCCAAAGACTCTGCAGCCCAAAAAGCCGGCCTTAAAAGAGGTGATCTTATCATAGAAGTGGATGGTAAAAAAATAGAAGACGCAAATGAGCTCAAAACAGTTGTAGGTTCCCTGCCACCGGGAAAAACGATAAAAGTAAAATATGAGAGAAACAAAAAAACATATACAACTAAACTGACTCTTCAAAAAAGACCTGAAACATCTCAAAGCCAGGCATCCGAACAGGATGAAATAGGACTGAGTCTGAAAAATCTTGATGAACAGACAAGAAGGATGTATAATATTCCCGAAGATGTGGAAGGTGTTCTTGTTGTAGATGTAGCACCGGACAGCAAGGCCGAAAAAGCCGGATTCAAACCGGGTGATATTATAGAGGGTGTTGAAGACAAAGAGATAGAGAATGTGGATGATTTCAAAGAGGCACTCAAAAAATACAAAGGACCAAAAAGAGTATTCATCAACAGACACGGATACCCTATGATAAAAGTTCTCAAGTAG
- a CDS encoding ArsS family sensor histidine kinase, which yields MKKSSIFVSITFIFFIAFVAIAMAAYLFLKYDRSNYLNTVYQKYEILTHTITWQLQTEQNPDEIYRQIEKLGLTPITYPKEIAKIITAAKVIDQKNIPIGEIKLLQNQKDFYILVQSFANLLLLKYAQYEPYRQKVIISIFSIIALSLLFVYIATIMKLRPLKKIEKELKKFSKGELDLDLDIKGSSEIAQVASALKEATDSIKNLLESRKLLLRNVMHELKTPIAKGRIASEMIEDEKQKKRFIKIFERLNSLINELAALEAVDSKIEPELKRRAVRDIINEAIELGMFDKKEVEKDIEEDFFVNADSRLFSIAVKNLLENGIKHSSDHKVKIGTKKGSIFIESRGEPLKREIEYYLQPFSKESRSEGFGLGLFIVSKILALHGFKLSYKYKDGRNIFTISTSR from the coding sequence ATGAAAAAATCATCAATTTTCGTATCAATTACCTTTATATTCTTTATAGCGTTTGTTGCTATCGCAATGGCTGCTTATCTATTTTTGAAATATGACAGATCAAACTATCTAAACACTGTTTATCAAAAATATGAGATTCTTACACATACAATTACCTGGCAGCTTCAAACCGAACAAAATCCCGATGAAATATACCGCCAGATAGAAAAACTCGGGCTTACACCTATAACCTACCCGAAAGAGATAGCAAAAATCATAACCGCTGCTAAAGTTATAGATCAGAAAAATATTCCCATAGGAGAGATAAAACTTCTTCAAAACCAAAAAGATTTTTACATACTTGTTCAGAGTTTCGCAAACCTGTTACTTCTAAAATATGCCCAATACGAACCTTACAGACAGAAAGTCATTATATCTATCTTTTCCATCATCGCACTCTCTTTGCTTTTTGTTTATATCGCTACGATAATGAAACTAAGACCGTTGAAAAAAATAGAAAAAGAGCTTAAGAAATTTTCAAAAGGTGAACTAGACCTTGACCTCGATATAAAAGGAAGCAGTGAAATCGCCCAGGTCGCGTCTGCACTGAAAGAGGCTACCGACTCGATCAAAAACCTTTTGGAGTCCAGAAAACTGCTTTTAAGAAACGTGATGCACGAACTTAAAACTCCTATCGCGAAGGGAAGAATAGCTTCGGAAATGATAGAAGATGAGAAGCAAAAAAAGAGGTTTATCAAGATATTTGAAAGACTCAACTCTCTTATAAACGAACTCGCCGCTTTGGAAGCGGTAGATTCAAAAATAGAACCCGAGCTTAAACGCAGGGCTGTTCGGGATATCATAAATGAGGCGATTGAACTTGGAATGTTTGACAAAAAAGAGGTCGAAAAGGATATTGAAGAGGACTTTTTTGTCAATGCTGATTCACGCCTTTTTTCAATTGCTGTCAAAAATCTGCTGGAAAACGGTATAAAACACTCAAGCGATCATAAAGTAAAAATAGGTACAAAAAAGGGATCGATTTTTATCGAAAGTCGGGGAGAACCCCTGAAAAGAGAAATCGAATACTATCTTCAGCCCTTTTCGAAGGAGAGCAGAAGTGAAGGTTTCGGCCTTGGTCTATTTATAGTATCAAAAATCCTGGCTCTTCACGGCTTCAAACTCTCATACAAATATAAAGATGGGCGAAATATATTTACTATCTCAACAAGTAGATGA
- a CDS encoding Nramp family divalent metal transporter produces MRKSLKDKIKEDIKKNRERIKKLGPGIITGGAGDDPAGIVTCTVVGATTGFSLLWLAFLSAPMMVAVQDSVSRIAIVTGKSLPEITNSFYGKPFTIFIVLILSVANILTIGADLNAIAVIFKITTNIDSVYFLIPITALIAYLVMFGKYKNVKKIFVVLSLSLSIYILSAFLAKPDFEKVLLGTFIPSLPLHSLFLVAALGYLGTKMSPYLLFWQASEEKEEHRTVMQAKEAELDTTVGMIYSSVLDYFIIVAAAATIYGTGNDIKTVEDAATALKPIAGEYAFLIFSIGIIISGFLAIPVLAGTTAYAIADTFGWREGMDYKVSDAKGFYTVFIGALIIGDIIDLSPISAVDALYYSQVLDGVLLPLLIGLVLLISNDKNIMGKYTNSRFNNIFASATMIITSLLSIVMFSRILF; encoded by the coding sequence ATGCGAAAGAGTCTTAAAGATAAGATAAAAGAGGATATCAAAAAAAACAGGGAACGGATAAAAAAACTGGGACCTGGTATCATAACCGGAGGAGCAGGAGATGATCCGGCAGGAATAGTTACCTGTACGGTAGTAGGAGCTACAACCGGTTTTTCACTGCTATGGCTCGCTTTTTTATCTGCTCCCATGATGGTCGCTGTACAAGACAGCGTTTCAAGAATAGCTATAGTTACAGGTAAAAGTCTTCCCGAAATAACAAACAGTTTCTATGGAAAACCTTTTACAATCTTTATCGTTCTTATACTCTCCGTTGCAAATATCCTCACAATCGGCGCAGACCTCAATGCAATCGCAGTAATATTTAAGATAACCACCAATATAGATTCCGTATATTTTCTTATACCTATCACTGCACTCATAGCCTATCTTGTTATGTTCGGCAAATATAAGAATGTAAAAAAAATCTTTGTAGTACTCTCTCTTTCACTTAGTATCTACATACTATCCGCTTTTTTGGCAAAACCCGATTTTGAAAAAGTACTTCTAGGTACTTTTATACCCAGTCTGCCTCTTCATTCACTTTTTCTTGTTGCGGCCTTAGGCTATCTTGGAACAAAAATGTCGCCTTATCTACTCTTCTGGCAGGCTTCAGAAGAGAAAGAAGAGCATAGAACCGTAATGCAGGCAAAAGAGGCAGAACTCGATACTACTGTAGGGATGATCTATTCGAGTGTTCTTGACTATTTCATAATAGTAGCTGCAGCCGCCACTATATATGGAACGGGAAATGACATAAAAACCGTGGAAGATGCCGCAACAGCTTTAAAACCTATTGCCGGTGAATACGCATTTCTTATTTTCAGTATCGGCATCATAATATCCGGATTTCTTGCCATACCTGTTCTTGCAGGTACCACTGCATACGCAATAGCAGACACTTTCGGATGGAGAGAGGGAATGGACTACAAAGTCAGCGATGCTAAAGGATTTTATACCGTTTTTATAGGTGCACTGATAATTGGCGACATAATCGACCTTTCACCAATATCGGCGGTTGACGCTCTGTACTACTCGCAGGTCCTTGATGGAGTATTACTTCCTCTACTCATTGGACTGGTACTTCTCATAAGCAACGATAAAAATATCATGGGAAAGTATACAAACAGCAGATTTAATAACATATTCGCATCTGCTACGATGATAATAACCTCTCTTCTCTCTATTGTAATGTTTAGCCGTATATTGTTTTAA
- a CDS encoding glycerate kinase type-2 family protein, producing the protein MKLRTDALDIFRYAVDAVLPENLVKTYVRREGKKLFIEKNVYDLEKYENIYILGAGKASARMAKALYPLIEDVVTEGTVVSLEEGSVGKIKLLKGSHPIPSKGSEKGAEALMEIAGKTTKNDLSVFLLSGGASALAEKPLPPVTLDDLRLVTGLLLKSGADINEVNIVRKHISMIKGGRLASLCKGEAAVLIISDVIGDDLQTIGSAPCYFDSSSFKDAAAVLKKYAVSEKVPQSVKEVLKKGLEKVVEETPKAPKKKIKHFLIGSNKKALEAAKQKAVYLGYRTFVVTDKMCGEAKDVGAKIAQKALNTKYKKDFCWLFGGETTVNVKGDGKGGRNQEMALSALEIIKEKQGIVFLSAGTDGIDANTDAAGACADCYIYERSRDLGLDIKRYLRNNDSYTFFEKVEGLIVTGPTGTNVMDITVVLKRGRDG; encoded by the coding sequence TTGAAACTGCGAACTGATGCACTGGATATTTTCAGATATGCCGTAGATGCCGTTTTGCCGGAAAATCTGGTAAAAACTTATGTTAGAAGAGAAGGCAAAAAGCTTTTTATTGAGAAAAACGTATATGATCTCGAAAAATATGAAAACATCTATATTCTGGGAGCCGGAAAAGCGTCTGCAAGGATGGCGAAAGCACTTTACCCTCTGATAGAGGATGTTGTAACGGAAGGTACGGTTGTCTCTTTGGAAGAGGGCAGTGTCGGAAAAATAAAACTATTAAAAGGAAGCCATCCTATACCATCGAAAGGGAGTGAAAAAGGCGCAGAAGCTCTGATGGAAATTGCAGGAAAAACGACAAAAAATGATCTGTCTGTATTTCTTTTATCAGGCGGAGCTTCAGCACTTGCCGAAAAACCGTTGCCGCCTGTAACTTTGGATGATTTGAGGCTTGTGACCGGGCTTCTTCTAAAAAGCGGTGCAGATATTAATGAAGTAAATATCGTAAGAAAGCATATCTCCATGATAAAAGGGGGCAGGCTGGCATCACTTTGCAAAGGCGAAGCTGCGGTTCTTATAATATCGGATGTTATAGGTGACGATCTTCAGACGATAGGCTCGGCTCCTTGCTATTTTGATAGCAGCAGTTTCAAAGATGCTGCGGCTGTGTTGAAAAAATACGCTGTTTCTGAAAAAGTCCCGCAGAGCGTAAAAGAGGTTTTAAAAAAAGGATTGGAAAAAGTTGTGGAAGAGACTCCAAAAGCTCCCAAAAAAAAGATAAAACATTTTCTAATAGGTTCGAATAAAAAGGCTCTGGAGGCTGCAAAGCAAAAAGCCGTCTATCTTGGGTACAGAACTTTTGTAGTAACCGACAAAATGTGCGGTGAAGCAAAAGATGTGGGAGCGAAAATCGCACAAAAAGCGCTTAATACAAAATATAAAAAAGATTTCTGCTGGCTCTTTGGAGGCGAGACGACCGTTAATGTGAAAGGAGATGGAAAGGGTGGTCGAAATCAGGAGATGGCACTTTCCGCCCTTGAAATAATCAAAGAGAAACAGGGAATTGTTTTTTTAAGTGCCGGAACGGACGGAATTGATGCAAACACCGATGCGGCAGGAGCCTGTGCGGATTGTTATATATATGAAAGAAGCAGAGATCTGGGGCTTGATATAAAAAGATATCTCAGAAACAACGATTCATACACTTTTTTTGAAAAAGTCGAAGGATTGATAGTTACGGGGCCTACAGGAACAAACGTGATGGATATAACAGTTGTTTTAAAAAGGGGTAGAGATGGCTGA
- a CDS encoding inositol monophosphatase family protein: protein MRNELTAIIREAGEMLKEGYYSKKCVSFKSEVDLVTQYDIEIEKFLTKRLKEIYPDFEIVGEEEYSESRYPSNAIFVDPIDGTTNFVHGIPFVAVSIGIFKDSEPIEGAVYNPVLDELFYAKKGEGAFLNKEPIEVSAATLLQKSLIATGFPYTKVTKGRDYRWVIETMKELLPKTRDIRRLGSAAIDLCYTAKGIFDGFYEINLKPWDTAAGILIVEEAGGRVSNEKGEKYRFGDIVVASNGKVHEDLLKNIARY, encoded by the coding sequence ATGCGAAACGAATTGACCGCGATTATAAGAGAGGCGGGAGAGATGTTAAAAGAGGGGTATTACAGCAAAAAGTGCGTGAGTTTTAAAAGTGAAGTAGATCTGGTTACACAGTATGATATAGAGATAGAGAAGTTTTTGACAAAAAGGCTAAAAGAGATATATCCCGATTTTGAAATTGTAGGTGAAGAGGAGTACAGCGAGTCACGGTATCCATCAAACGCAATTTTTGTCGATCCCATTGACGGAACGACCAACTTTGTTCACGGTATACCTTTTGTTGCAGTTTCAATAGGGATATTTAAAGATAGTGAGCCGATAGAGGGAGCTGTATACAATCCTGTTTTAGATGAGCTCTTTTATGCAAAAAAAGGCGAAGGCGCTTTTTTAAATAAAGAACCGATAGAGGTATCAGCCGCAACATTGCTTCAAAAGTCTCTTATAGCCACAGGATTTCCCTATACCAAAGTAACAAAAGGGCGTGACTACAGATGGGTGATAGAGACTATGAAAGAGCTTCTACCAAAAACAAGAGATATAAGAAGACTGGGTTCGGCGGCAATAGACCTTTGCTATACTGCGAAAGGGATATTTGACGGATTTTATGAGATAAATCTCAAACCCTGGGATACTGCTGCAGGAATTTTGATAGTGGAAGAGGCGGGAGGCAGAGTCAGTAACGAGAAGGGTGAAAAGTATAGATTTGGAGATATTGTAGTGGCAAGCAACGGGAAAGTACATGAGGATCTTTTGAAAAATATAGCAAGATATTAA
- a CDS encoding HAD-IIB family hydrolase, which translates to MNKKIFVIFTDLDGTLLDHETYSYEGASKVLQIIEKESIPLVLSSSKTRFEIEKIREKLGLNTPFISENGAAVFFPKEMASFLPSEALEEEKYCVVKMGVDYEYICEFEKEIKREVNIRGFCEMDIEEIARLTGLEYEDAKLAKKREFTEPFLIEKEEDLLFLKKEAAKRGLKITKGGRFYHLVGAGQDKGKALLVTKKVYEKIFHSKVTSICAGDSENDYEMLKVCDKAVLIPKPDGRYSDISLPGLIYARKPGSRGWGETIGEILETAN; encoded by the coding sequence ATGAACAAAAAAATTTTTGTAATATTTACCGATCTTGACGGTACTCTTTTAGATCATGAAACCTATTCGTACGAAGGTGCTTCTAAGGTTCTTCAGATTATCGAAAAAGAGAGTATACCTCTTGTTCTCTCCTCCAGCAAAACCCGCTTTGAAATAGAAAAGATAAGAGAAAAACTGGGACTTAACACTCCTTTTATCAGTGAAAACGGAGCAGCAGTCTTTTTTCCCAAAGAGATGGCATCTTTTCTTCCTTCCGAAGCTCTGGAAGAAGAGAAATACTGTGTAGTAAAGATGGGAGTTGATTATGAGTATATATGTGAATTTGAAAAAGAGATAAAAAGAGAAGTCAATATAAGAGGATTTTGTGAAATGGATATTGAAGAGATAGCCAGGCTCACAGGTCTTGAATATGAGGATGCTAAACTTGCGAAAAAAAGAGAGTTTACAGAACCTTTTTTGATAGAAAAGGAAGAGGATCTTTTATTTTTGAAAAAAGAGGCAGCAAAAAGAGGGCTTAAAATAACAAAAGGTGGCAGGTTTTATCATCTCGTGGGAGCTGGTCAGGACAAAGGAAAAGCTCTATTGGTTACGAAAAAGGTTTATGAAAAGATTTTTCACTCCAAAGTCACTTCAATATGTGCAGGAGATAGTGAGAATGATTATGAAATGCTGAAAGTATGTGACAAAGCCGTTTTGATACCAAAGCCCGATGGCAGATACAGCGATATCTCTCTGCCGGGGCTTATATACGCAAGAAAGCCCGGCAGCAGAGGCTGGGGAGAGACGATAGGAGAGATACTTGAAACTGCGAACTGA
- a CDS encoding NnrS family protein, with the protein MNQWSHTAEKKPGFWDIFTSQPHRMFFSSGVIFAMVFMTFFALQFKGVIGVTYEPKLFHFYSFAFIIFSQFFIGFLFTTFPRFLGVPELPRTANIRVFILYQAGALLFVVSQFISVYLTLLSVVLTFAAQFIAFAIMYQIYRFSPVPQKDEPGWMLKAFGLGLVAHLLFIAYLLIYLFLPEVGWTVFIYEAAKNIAVYLYLFFMAFAVGQRMIPFFTTAAQFGYQPNKTPGMLKTVFYLLIAKTLFATAGLHLVEALADAALAGFIGRELVKWKLPVFKVSAMLWVMYLSLFWIPLGFGLSAVENVLWWSLGTAYDPLERLSLHILMVGFLTTILIGFGSRVTLGHSGRPPVADRYTVFVFLFVQFVVFFRAASSVLFFLLPQAYYHAILFTAGLWVLMFVLWSRKYLIYLLR; encoded by the coding sequence ATGAACCAATGGTCTCATACTGCGGAAAAAAAGCCTGGTTTCTGGGATATTTTCACATCACAGCCCCATAGAATGTTTTTTTCATCAGGTGTGATATTTGCAATGGTTTTTATGACTTTTTTTGCACTTCAGTTCAAAGGGGTGATAGGTGTTACTTATGAGCCGAAACTTTTTCACTTTTACTCTTTTGCATTTATAATTTTCAGCCAGTTTTTTATAGGTTTTCTTTTTACTACATTTCCAAGATTTTTGGGTGTTCCGGAACTTCCCAGAACCGCAAACATCAGGGTTTTTATACTGTATCAGGCGGGTGCTTTACTCTTCGTTGTCTCCCAATTTATTTCTGTTTATCTTACGCTTTTGTCCGTTGTTTTGACTTTTGCGGCACAATTTATTGCTTTTGCGATAATGTATCAGATATATAGATTCAGTCCGGTTCCCCAAAAAGATGAACCCGGTTGGATGCTGAAAGCTTTCGGGCTGGGGCTTGTTGCGCATCTTCTGTTTATTGCATATCTTCTCATTTATCTCTTTTTACCAGAAGTCGGATGGACGGTTTTTATCTATGAAGCGGCCAAAAATATCGCTGTTTACCTTTATCTCTTTTTTATGGCTTTTGCCGTAGGGCAGAGAATGATACCTTTTTTTACAACAGCGGCACAGTTTGGATATCAGCCAAATAAAACACCGGGAATGCTGAAAACTGTTTTTTATCTGCTTATAGCAAAAACTCTATTTGCAACAGCAGGTCTTCATCTGGTTGAAGCACTGGCGGATGCGGCTCTTGCCGGTTTTATAGGAAGAGAGCTTGTAAAATGGAAATTGCCGGTTTTCAAAGTCTCTGCAATGCTGTGGGTTATGTATCTGTCTCTGTTTTGGATTCCTTTAGGATTTGGACTCTCGGCAGTGGAAAATGTTTTATGGTGGAGTTTGGGTACGGCGTATGATCCTTTGGAGAGACTCTCTCTTCATATCCTGATGGTGGGATTTTTGACAACCATCCTTATAGGTTTCGGAAGCAGGGTTACTCTGGGCCATTCCGGGCGGCCTCCTGTGGCAGACAGATATACTGTTTTCGTGTTTTTGTTCGTGCAGTTCGTAGTATTTTTCAGAGCGGCAAGCTCGGTTCTGTTTTTTTTGCTGCCGCAGGCATACTATCATGCAATTTTGTTTACGGCCGGGCTTTGGGTGTTGATGTTTGTTCTGTGGAGCAGAAAATATCTCATCTACTTGTTGAGATAG
- a CDS encoding response regulator transcription factor — protein MKIAMIEDDFELAEILTEYLKRFNIELTNYEDPFLALSALRSKKFDALILDLSLPGMDGLEVLKKIREFSDIPIIISSARSDITDKVIGLELGADDYLPKPYNPRELEARIRAILRRKRPETPKKSDVVLNEDAREILFKDKPLRLTPAEFEILAYLIKKSPKVLSREDILYNIDSLNDESTLKSIDVIIGRIRQKLEENPKNPRHIISVRGIGYKFVP, from the coding sequence ATGAAAATTGCAATGATAGAGGATGATTTTGAGTTGGCTGAAATTTTGACCGAATATCTGAAAAGATTCAATATTGAACTGACAAATTATGAGGATCCTTTTTTGGCTCTGTCGGCTTTAAGGTCTAAAAAATTTGACGCTCTTATTCTTGACCTTTCGCTTCCCGGAATGGACGGACTCGAAGTTTTGAAAAAAATAAGGGAATTTAGTGATATTCCAATAATCATCTCAAGTGCAAGAAGTGACATAACAGACAAAGTTATAGGTTTGGAACTGGGGGCAGACGACTATCTCCCAAAACCCTACAATCCAAGAGAGCTTGAAGCAAGAATCAGGGCGATTCTTAGAAGAAAGAGACCCGAAACTCCAAAAAAAAGCGATGTAGTACTAAACGAAGATGCCAGAGAGATTCTCTTCAAAGACAAACCTCTGCGCCTAACACCGGCTGAATTTGAGATACTCGCCTACTTGATCAAAAAAAGTCCAAAAGTGCTTTCCAGAGAAGATATTCTTTATAATATAGACTCTCTTAATGATGAGAGCACACTCAAAAGCATAGATGTAATAATAGGCAGAATTAGACAGAAACTTGAAGAGAATCCCAAAAATCCAAGACACATAATATCGGTCAGAGGTATAGGATATAAATTCGTTCCATGA